In Rhopalosiphum padi isolate XX-2018 chromosome 3, ASM2088224v1, whole genome shotgun sequence, the genomic stretch aaattctctCTCACACCTCTTGGGGTGGGGAAACAAACActctaattaaaattcataaagttTTAATCCAATCAAAACTTAACTATGGCTCATCCCTTTACAGAACAGCCTCCAAATCCCTCCTACACTGGCTAGATAGTGTTAATAACTGTGGTTTGAGAATGGCTTAAGGAGTTTTTCGCAGTTGTCCTGTATACAGTATTTATAATCTCGCCGGTGAACCTATTCCCGATATAAAAAGGCTGGAATTACATCTCAAATATTTAGCAAGATCTTCAAAATCAAATAACaccattcataaaaaaaacaaccccTCTGCATAAAAGAGATGAAAGACACTAACCTTGATATAACGCAAATTATAACCAAAGAAAAAATTTCTCAACCCCCTTGGGCCAGCTCATATCTAATTAATACTGAACTCAGCTGTCTTTTCAAACACCAAACCTCgccaaatattttcaaaagtttcTTTAAAAGCATTATAAGTAACTACAAAGACTTCCAGGAAGTATACACTGACGGTTCAAAAACTCACGAAGGTGTAGGATTCTCGATTATATtcccaaataaaaaaattatacacaaactACCTTCGGATTGCTCCATATTCACAGCCGAAGCTATAGCCATCCTTATGGCTATTGAGGCTATATTACAAGAAGCTCATTCGAAATTCATCATTCTCAGCGATTCATTGAGCACTATAAGAAGTCTGCAGAATTTTTTCAATCCCGGTGATATTGCATCTAAAATTTTGAACAACCTCAATCTAGCTTCCGGTCTGGGTATAAATATCGTTATCATGTGGATACCCGGACACTCGGGTATAATAGGCAATGAAATAGCCGATGAACATGCCTCAATTGCCATCAATAACAAAGATACcgtcttaattaataaaatgtcattCGACGACGCGAAAAAACTCATAAATGaacgtacaaaatataaacggCAAAAAATCTGGAACATACAAAACACAAaactaaatgaaataaaaagagACATACATCGTTGGATCAATCCTAACCTCAACCGTAAAGAAGATACGGTTCTCAATAGACTCCGTTCTGGTCACACCAGAATTACTCACGGCTTCCTGATGGCAAGAGAGGAACCCCCCATCTGTCAAACCTGCGGAACCTTGTTAACAGTCAAACACCTAATAGCCGACTGTTTAATGTTCAACCAAGAACGGGCCGAGCACAAGATATCCTACAACCTAGACGCTGCACTTGGactcaaccaaaaaaaaaatctggacCTAATTAAGTTTCTGAAACAAACTAAACTTTTCaatcttatataaaaaaaaattactattattagcacttatttagtattataagcTTATTTGTAACTAATGGCCATTGTTGTCGATGTTATTCTTTgcgatcaataaaaaaaaaaaaaataatttaaaaatacttaattttcctaaacaatttttttgattgaaatgatttgatttttttaacagaATAACTGACCCTTATTGGTTGTTATTCATTAAcagttgataaaattaattaattaaaatcatttgttatttttaattgaatgtaCCAATGTACACTACATTATCACATCTTCAATATCAATGACATCAATTTACGATTAGAGTAATAAGTATCGATTTCGTGTGAAGCAAGGCCCTTGTTAAAAGTTCATAGAATATGGGTTAGTATGTAAATTGGCTGaataatgtatagattataaggTTTATATTATCTGAATAATGTGCTATACTAGCCCCTTTCCACAGAtaacctaaattaatttatatattatattgtatacggttgatataaatatatatttgtagtaCTATATTGACCTAGTACTCTTACTTACTATATGGAATATCTAATTTTTCATGCTTATTTtctgttgtaaaataataataatgttaggaattacatttttaacgtttaaaataaaaataagaaattgaaGGCATCTTTGgaaatggtaataaaaaatgGTCCAACTGTCTAACTTATTATCTatcaattaagtatttataattattttatgttaacttaaatatatgttaaacaatttttcacatattaatttttttataacctctaggtttttttaatttttaaaaagaattaaattgcatcctaaaatataaaagtttactatagaataaaatattattgtctttttttaa encodes the following:
- the LOC132925640 gene encoding uncharacterized protein LOC132925640, translated to MKDTNLDITQIITKEKISQPPWASSYLINTELSCLFKHQTSPNIFKSFFKSIISNYKDFQEVYTDGSKTHEGVGFSIIFPNKKIIHKLPSDCSIFTAEAIAILMAIEAILQEAHSKFIILSDSLSTIRSLQNFFNPGDIASKILNNLNLASGLGINIVIMWIPGHSGIIGNEIADEHASIAINNKDTVLINKMSFDDAKKLINERTKYKRQKIWNIQNTKLNEIKRDIHRWINPNLNRKEDTVLNRLRSGHTRITHGFLMAREEPPICQTCGTLLTVKHLIADCLMFNQERAEHKISYNLDAALGLNQKKNLDLIKFLKQTKLFNLI